One window from the genome of Tolypothrix sp. NIES-4075 encodes:
- a CDS encoding HAMP domain-containing protein, giving the protein MTTQIANDTDNLDLKQLLRTLAEVKKGNFSARMPLDHTGIGGKIADTLNDIIDMNERMAAELERVSNVVGKEGKINERATLGNAKGSWKAAVESVNTLVTDLVQPTAETARVIRAVANGDLSQAIATETQGRPLQGEFLQTAQIVNKMVDQLNSFASEVTRVAREVGTEGKLGVQAQVPGVAGTWKDLTDSVNLMAGNLTDQVRNIAEVTTAVANGDLSKKITVNVKGEILDLKNTINTMVDQLNSFASEVTRVAREVGTEGKLGVQADVRGVAGTWKDLTDSVNSMAGNLTAQVRNIAEVTTAVANGDLSKKITVNVKGEILDLKNTVNTMVDQLNSFASEVTRVAREVGAEGKLGGQAEVRGVAGTWKDLTESVNFMAGSLTAQVRNIAEVTTAVANGDLSKKITVDVKGEILELKNTINTMVDQLNSFASEVTRVAREVGTEGKLGAQAEVRGVAGTWKDLTDNVNLMAGNLTGQVRNIAEVATAIAKGDLSKKITVDVKGEILELKNTINIMVDQLNSFASEVTRVAREVGSEGKLGGQADVRGVAGTWKDLTDSVNFMAGSLTSQVRNIAEVTTAVANGDLSKKITVDVKGEILELKNTVNTMVDQLNSFSSEVTRVAREVGSEGKLGVQAEVRGVAGTWKDLTDSVNFMAGSLTAQVRNIAEVTTAVANGDLSKKITVDVKGEILELKNTINTMVDQLNSFASEVTRVVREVGTEGKLGVQAYVRGVAGIWKDLTDNVNLMAGNLTGQVRNIAEVAGAIANGNLSKKITVDVKGEILELKNTINTMVDQLSSFASEVTRVAREVGTEGKLGGQAQVTGVAGIWKDLTDNVNSMAGNLTAQVRGIAKVVTAVANGDLKRKLMLDAQGEIETLADTINEMIDTLATFADQVTTVAREVGSEGKLGGQAKVPGASGLWRDLTDNVNELAANLTTQVRAIAEVAIGVTKGDLTRSISVEAQGEVAILKDNINQMIANLRETTQKNTEQDWLKTNLARFTRMLQGQRDLETVTKLILSELAPLVSAQHGVFFMMEVADNHPSFLKLLSSYAYRERKNLSNRFHLGEGLVGQCALEKERILLTHVPQEYITIGSGLGEASPMNVVVLPVLFEGQVTAVIELASMHRFSEIHLTFLDQLTESIAIVLNTIAASMRTEELLKQSQSLTEELQSQQKELTDTNKRLEQQAQSLKASEDLLKRQQEQLQQTNEELEEKAELLAMQNREVERKNREIEQARQAIEEKAEQLSMTSKYKSQFLANMSHELRTPLNSLLILARLLADNSEGNLTKKQVEYSYTIYSAGNDLLGLINDILDLAKIESGTMSVEIEETLFTDLQSHVEGTFHSIAQDKNLDFRLNFDDRLPRAIYTDTKRLQQVLKNLLSNAFKFTEQGHVSLSVSVASQGWSADAEVLNRTGRAIAFAVSDTGIGIAPDKQQVIFEAFQQADGKTNRKYGGTGLGLSISREIARLLGGEIRLVSELGKGSTFILYLPQTYYPSVEVTRRVGEWGSGGVGDSLETRRLLGDTETQRRLGGISPSSPPSPPSPPLPLPPSPTPPTFTEQAIADDRQNIESSDRTLLIIEDDLNFARILLDMAREQGFKGVIASRGDVGLTMARELQPAAIMLDIHLPVMDGWTILDRLKHDSDTRHIPVHIMTSDEGQSRSLQQGAIAFLQKPVSSQALSKALSDIKQFVERPVKNLLIIEDDDIQRNSIAELIGNSDVASTGVNTGAAALAALKSGHFDCVVLDLGLPDMSGIELIEQIKEEPNLNHLPIVIYTGKELTPQEETELQRISNTIIVKDVRSPERLLDETALFLHRVQANLPVAQQMMLEQVRHQDPVLAGKKVLIVDDDVRNIFALTSLLERYQMEILYAENGTDGITMLQNHPDINIVLMDVMMPGMDGYETMQAIRRLSEFQNLPMIALTAKAMKGDREKCIDAGASDYITKPVDTEQLLSLLRVWLYR; this is encoded by the coding sequence ATGACAACACAAATAGCAAACGATACAGATAATCTTGACCTAAAGCAACTTTTAAGAACTTTAGCAGAGGTAAAAAAAGGAAATTTTTCTGCACGGATGCCGCTAGATCATACTGGTATAGGAGGAAAAATCGCTGACACCCTCAACGATATCATCGATATGAATGAGCGGATGGCAGCTGAGTTAGAACGTGTCAGCAATGTTGTCGGTAAAGAAGGTAAAATTAACGAGCGGGCAACGCTGGGAAATGCTAAAGGTTCTTGGAAAGCAGCGGTTGAGTCAGTAAATACGTTAGTTACAGACTTGGTGCAACCGACAGCGGAAACAGCGCGGGTAATTCGGGCAGTGGCAAATGGAGATTTATCGCAAGCGATCGCCACCGAAACTCAAGGTAGACCTTTGCAAGGCGAGTTTCTGCAAACTGCCCAAATTGTCAATAAAATGGTAGATCAACTCAACTCCTTTGCCTCCGAAGTAACGCGGGTAGCAAGGGAGGTGGGAACCGAAGGAAAATTAGGCGTACAAGCACAAGTTCCAGGTGTGGCGGGTACGTGGAAAGACTTAACCGACAGTGTAAACTTGATGGCAGGCAACTTGACCGATCAAGTGCGGAATATTGCCGAAGTCACAACCGCAGTCGCTAACGGTGACTTATCGAAGAAAATCACCGTCAATGTCAAAGGCGAAATTTTAGACTTGAAAAACACCATCAACACGATGGTAGATCAACTCAATTCCTTCGCGTCGGAAGTCACCAGAGTAGCGCGAGAAGTGGGAACCGAAGGAAAATTGGGCGTACAAGCTGATGTGCGCGGTGTCGCAGGAACTTGGAAAGACCTGACTGATAGTGTCAACTCGATGGCAGGCAATTTGACAGCACAGGTACGTAATATTGCGGAAGTGACAACGGCGGTAGCAAATGGTGACTTGTCGAAGAAAATCACCGTCAATGTCAAAGGCGAAATTTTAGACTTGAAAAACACCGTCAACACGATGGTGGATCAGCTTAACTCCTTCGCGTCGGAAGTCACCAGAGTGGCAAGGGAGGTAGGCGCAGAAGGCAAACTCGGCGGACAAGCAGAAGTTCGCGGTGTGGCGGGTACGTGGAAAGACTTAACTGAGTCGGTTAACTTTATGGCAGGAAGTTTAACTGCTCAAGTGCGTAATATTGCGGAAGTGACAACAGCGGTAGCAAATGGTGACTTATCGAAGAAAATTACCGTTGATGTCAAAGGCGAGATTTTGGAGTTGAAAAACACCATTAATACAATGGTGGATCAGCTTAATTCCTTTGCGTCGGAAGTAACGCGGGTAGCAAGGGAAGTGGGAACTGAAGGGAAATTAGGGGCACAAGCTGAAGTTAGAGGGGTGGCAGGAACTTGGAAAGATTTGACCGATAATGTCAACTTAATGGCAGGCAATTTGACAGGACAGGTGCGTAATATTGCGGAAGTTGCCACAGCGATCGCTAAAGGGGATCTTTCCAAAAAAATCACCGTCGATGTCAAAGGGGAAATTTTGGAGTTAAAAAATACCATCAATATCATGGTGGATCAACTTAACTCCTTCGCGTCGGAAGTAACGCGGGTAGCGCGGGAAGTCGGTTCCGAAGGAAAACTCGGCGGACAAGCTGATGTTCGCGGTGTCGCGGGTACGTGGAAAGACTTAACCGACAGTGTAAACTTCATGGCGGGTAGTTTAACTTCCCAAGTGCGAAATATCGCCGAAGTGACAACCGCAGTAGCAAATGGTGACTTGTCGAAGAAAATCACCGTCGATGTAAAGGGGGAAATTTTAGAGTTGAAAAACACCGTCAACACGATGGTGGATCAACTCAACTCCTTTTCTAGTGAAGTAACGCGGGTAGCGCGAGAAGTTGGTTCCGAAGGTAAGTTAGGCGTACAAGCCGAAGTGCGGGGTGTCGCGGGTACGTGGAAAGACTTAACCGACAGTGTAAACTTCATGGCTGGTAGTTTGACTGCACAAGTGCGAAACATCGCGGAAGTGACAACCGCAGTGGCAAACGGTGACTTATCGAAGAAAATCACCGTGGATGTGAAAGGAGAAATTTTAGAGTTGAAAAACACCATCAATACAATGGTGGATCAACTTAACTCCTTTGCGTCGGAAGTAACGCGGGTTGTTAGGGAAGTGGGAACCGAAGGTAAGTTGGGTGTGCAAGCATATGTGCGGGGTGTTGCCGGAATTTGGAAAGATTTGACCGATAATGTCAACTTAATGGCAGGCAACCTCACCGGACAAGTACGAAACATAGCCGAAGTTGCGGGAGCGATCGCTAATGGTAATTTATCCAAAAAAATCACCGTTGATGTGAAAGGGGAAATTTTAGAGTTGAAAAACACCATCAACACGATGGTAGATCAACTGAGTTCCTTTGCATCAGAAGTAACCAGGGTGGCGCGAGAAGTCGGCACCGAAGGAAAATTAGGCGGTCAAGCCCAAGTTACAGGTGTGGCGGGCATTTGGAAAGATTTGACCGATAATGTCAACTCGATGGCAGGCAACTTAACAGCGCAGGTACGAGGTATCGCTAAAGTCGTCACCGCAGTAGCCAACGGAGACTTAAAACGGAAACTGATGTTAGATGCCCAAGGAGAAATCGAAACCTTAGCTGATACAATCAACGAAATGATTGATACCTTGGCAACCTTCGCCGATCAGGTAACAACAGTAGCGCGAGAAGTGGGAAGTGAAGGTAAATTAGGCGGACAGGCGAAAGTTCCTGGTGCATCAGGATTGTGGCGCGATTTAACAGACAACGTAAACGAACTAGCAGCGAATTTAACAACTCAAGTACGGGCAATTGCCGAAGTAGCGATCGGTGTAACCAAAGGTGATTTAACGCGATCGATTTCCGTGGAAGCGCAAGGAGAAGTAGCGATTCTCAAAGACAACATCAACCAAATGATCGCCAATTTGCGGGAAACAACCCAGAAAAACACCGAACAAGATTGGCTGAAAACCAACTTGGCTAGATTTACCCGCATGTTGCAAGGACAACGGGATTTAGAAACAGTCACCAAATTGATTTTGTCAGAATTGGCGCCCTTGGTGTCGGCTCAACATGGCGTCTTCTTCATGATGGAAGTTGCTGACAATCACCCATCCTTCTTGAAACTCCTCAGCAGCTACGCTTACCGCGAACGGAAAAACTTATCAAATCGTTTTCACTTGGGCGAAGGTTTGGTAGGACAATGCGCTTTAGAAAAAGAGCGAATTCTCTTAACTCATGTGCCGCAAGAATATATTACAATTGGTTCCGGTTTAGGCGAAGCTTCGCCGATGAATGTGGTTGTCTTGCCTGTATTATTTGAAGGACAAGTTACCGCCGTCATCGAACTTGCATCAATGCACCGCTTTAGTGAAATTCACCTGACTTTCTTAGATCAACTGACAGAAAGTATCGCGATCGTGCTGAACACCATTGCTGCGAGTATGCGAACCGAAGAATTACTCAAGCAGTCGCAATCTCTGACAGAAGAACTGCAAAGTCAGCAAAAAGAACTTACCGACACCAACAAACGACTAGAACAACAAGCACAATCTCTCAAAGCTTCCGAAGACTTGCTAAAACGTCAGCAAGAACAGTTGCAGCAAACTAACGAAGAGTTAGAAGAAAAAGCCGAACTTTTGGCGATGCAAAATCGAGAAGTAGAACGAAAAAATCGCGAAATCGAGCAAGCGCGTCAAGCGATAGAAGAAAAAGCCGAACAACTATCGATGACATCTAAATATAAGTCGCAGTTTTTGGCGAATATGTCCCACGAATTGCGGACACCTTTAAACAGTTTACTTATTCTCGCCCGACTGCTGGCAGATAACAGCGAAGGCAACTTGACTAAAAAGCAAGTTGAATACAGCTACACGATTTACTCTGCTGGTAACGATTTGCTGGGATTAATTAATGACATTCTTGACTTAGCAAAAATCGAATCAGGTACAATGTCGGTGGAAATCGAGGAAACTCTATTTACCGACTTGCAAAGCCATGTAGAAGGCACTTTCCACTCAATTGCCCAAGATAAAAATTTAGATTTTCGCCTTAACTTTGACGATCGCCTACCCCGCGCTATCTACACCGACACCAAGCGACTGCAACAAGTTCTGAAAAACCTGCTGTCAAACGCTTTCAAATTTACTGAACAAGGTCACGTCAGTTTAAGTGTATCAGTAGCCAGCCAAGGTTGGAGCGCCGATGCCGAAGTTCTCAACCGCACCGGACGAGCGATCGCCTTTGCAGTATCCGACACAGGTATCGGTATTGCCCCCGATAAACAGCAAGTCATTTTTGAAGCCTTTCAGCAAGCAGATGGCAAAACTAATCGCAAGTATGGCGGCACAGGTTTGGGCTTGTCAATCAGCCGAGAAATCGCTCGCTTACTCGGTGGGGAAATTCGCTTAGTCAGCGAACTCGGTAAAGGCAGCACCTTCATTCTTTATTTGCCCCAAACTTATTATCCCTCAGTAGAGGTGACAAGGAGAGTGGGAGAGTGGGGGAGTGGGGGAGTGGGAGACTCCTTGGAGACAAGGAGACTCCTTGGAGACACGGAGACACAAAGACGACTTGGGGGAATTTCTCCCTCATCTCCCCCATCCCCCCCATCTCCCCCTCTCCCACTCCCCCCCTCCCCCACTCCTCCTACGTTCACCGAACAAGCGATCGCTGACGATCGGCAAAATATCGAAAGTAGCGATCGCACTCTTTTGATTATTGAAGATGACTTAAATTTCGCTCGGATTCTGCTGGATATGGCGCGGGAGCAGGGCTTTAAAGGAGTAATTGCATCCCGTGGCGATGTGGGTTTGACAATGGCGCGAGAGCTACAGCCAGCGGCGATTATGCTGGATATTCACCTGCCGGTGATGGATGGCTGGACAATACTTGATCGCTTGAAACACGATTCGGATACTCGACATATTCCCGTCCACATCATGACATCTGATGAAGGACAATCTCGCAGTTTACAACAAGGAGCGATCGCCTTTTTGCAAAAACCCGTTAGCAGTCAAGCACTCTCCAAAGCCTTAAGCGATATTAAGCAATTTGTCGAACGTCCGGTTAAGAACTTGCTAATTATCGAAGACGACGACATCCAACGCAATAGCATAGCCGAACTGATTGGGAATAGTGATGTGGCTAGCACAGGCGTAAATACAGGTGCAGCAGCACTCGCAGCACTAAAATCCGGTCACTTTGACTGCGTAGTGCTGGATTTGGGATTGCCTGATATGAGCGGAATTGAGTTGATCGAGCAGATTAAAGAAGAACCAAATTTAAATCATTTGCCGATTGTTATCTACACCGGCAAAGAATTGACACCCCAGGAAGAAACTGAACTACAACGAATTTCTAATACTATCATCGTCAAAGACGTGCGATCGCCCGAACGCCTTTTAGACGAAACCGCTTTATTTTTGCATCGCGTGCAAGCGAATCTGCCCGTTGCTCAACAAATGATGTTAGAACAAGTACGGCATCAAGATCCAGTCCTGGCAGGTAAAAAAGTCCTGATAGTCGATGATGACGTGCGGAATATTTTTGCCCTGACCAGTTTGCTGGAACGTTACCAAATGGAAATTCTTTACGCTGAAAATGGCACAGACGGTATCACCATGCTGCAAAATCACCCCGACATTAACATAGTACTGATGGATGTGATGATGCCAGGAATGGACGGTTACGAAACAATGCAAGCGATTCGGCGATTAAGTGAATTTCAAAATTTACCAATGATTGCTTTAACTGCAAAAGCGATGAAAGGCGATCGCGAAAAATGTATTGATGCCGGCGCCTCGGACTACATCACCAAACCCGTTGATACCGAACAACTACTCTCACTACTGAGGGTTTGGTTGTATCGGTAA
- a CDS encoding response regulator, with the protein MKSLDLPSDSQVERILVVDDTPDNLFLIETVLQAEGYQVEVADNGQDALSMIEAEPPALLLLDVMMPGMHGYEVVQCIRQNSNLPFIPIILITGCEQLDTSEQFDVAVEGFICKPIDFDELLKQVSTILAMKDSSTNAFANQRLVS; encoded by the coding sequence ATGAAAAGTTTGGATCTACCATCTGATTCACAAGTTGAACGTATTTTAGTTGTTGATGATACACCTGACAATTTATTCTTGATTGAGACAGTTTTGCAGGCAGAAGGATATCAAGTAGAAGTTGCCGATAATGGGCAGGATGCTCTTTCTATGATTGAAGCAGAACCTCCGGCTTTGCTGCTGTTGGATGTGATGATGCCAGGAATGCATGGTTATGAAGTGGTTCAATGCATTCGGCAAAACAGTAATTTGCCTTTTATTCCAATTATCCTGATTACAGGCTGCGAACAACTAGATACATCTGAGCAATTTGATGTCGCAGTAGAAGGTTTTATCTGTAAGCCAATTGACTTTGATGAATTGCTCAAGCAGGTAAGTACTATTTTAGCGATGAAAGATTCTTCAACTAACGCTTTTGCAAATCAGCGATTAGTAAGTTAA
- a CDS encoding PAS domain S-box protein, producing the protein MYPTRSQIKFYGIAILAVVLALVMILMLAPWLAMTHSYLVLFFGAVMVSAWYGGIMPGLLATWLCVVVSGYFFAFATESLDLDLSNITRLSFFSLQGTLFSLLCGALHKYKTEAQASMRSLASSEERCHRILDTATEGIWIIDAEALTEYVNQSLAQMFGYTREEMLQRSIFDFIDESLHAEARIHIEQRQPGIKQQFDFRFLRQDKSDLWARASINPILNQQNEFIGSLIMLNDISERKQTEEALIVAEMRFASLAENVPGVICQYRQDPQGIGEFLYISSGCSELYEIDSEKIRQNPQLAWQLIHPHDLKDLRQSLIDYAATGEQWRHEWRIITPSGKIKWLQGTARSQQQPDKTVFWNGVILDITDRKRTETNFRRIFESNMIGMKFCTSDREITLANQAYLNIIGYTQEDLQAGRLKSSEITPPEYQYLEEQARAEIRQHGTCTPYEKEYIRKDGSRVPVLIGGAGLDDGTEGEIYFVVDISDAYRQATQRKLLENQLRQQAAELDSANRAKDQFLAVLSHELRTPLTSILGWTQIFLTRKLDEKTKAVGLETIERNARLQKQLIEDLLDISRILQGKLRLNVCRMNLVNAIEAAIRSVLKSAEEKSINLEFAIASDRMYENTDYQFEPVNESADSLQNDGNLTQTNYDYHQPEYLPTLKLPETQAATPISPDNLHLTDKAIAPQIHPTFRVSGDFIRLQQVVYNLLSNAIRFTPKKGRIEITLSVMGNGGQGEWGSGGVGDDKRTPWRQGDNSFSPSPNPQPQVLQAGEPVPLFAQITVRDTGIGISQEFLPYVFDRFRQADSSITRKFGGLGVGLAIVRHIVEMHGGTVTAESPGEGQGATFTVNLPLLPGTRD; encoded by the coding sequence ATGTACCCTACTCGCTCCCAAATCAAATTTTATGGGATTGCTATTCTAGCTGTAGTCTTGGCATTAGTGATGATACTGATGTTAGCTCCTTGGTTGGCGATGACTCACAGCTATCTTGTACTATTTTTTGGGGCAGTCATGGTCAGCGCTTGGTATGGTGGTATAATGCCAGGATTGCTAGCGACTTGGTTATGTGTAGTTGTTAGCGGTTATTTCTTTGCTTTTGCTACCGAGTCACTCGACCTTGATTTGTCGAATATTACACGGTTGAGCTTCTTTTCCTTGCAAGGGACACTTTTCAGTCTATTATGCGGGGCACTACATAAGTATAAGACAGAAGCTCAGGCGAGTATGCGATCGCTCGCTAGCAGCGAAGAACGTTGTCATCGCATTTTAGATACTGCAACTGAGGGAATTTGGATCATCGACGCAGAAGCGCTAACAGAATATGTAAATCAGAGTTTAGCGCAGATGTTTGGCTACACTCGTGAGGAAATGTTACAGCGTTCCATCTTTGATTTTATCGATGAGTCGCTTCATGCGGAAGCAAGAATACACATCGAACAGCGTCAACCAGGAATTAAGCAGCAATTTGATTTTCGCTTTTTACGTCAAGATAAATCAGATTTGTGGGCTAGAGCCTCAATCAATCCTATCTTAAATCAACAAAATGAGTTTATCGGCTCATTAATCATGCTGAATGATATTAGCGAACGCAAGCAAACCGAAGAGGCTTTGATTGTAGCAGAAATGCGATTTGCCAGTTTAGCCGAGAATGTACCAGGAGTAATTTGTCAATATCGTCAAGATCCTCAAGGCATAGGAGAGTTTCTTTATATTAGTTCGGGTTGCAGCGAACTTTATGAAATTGACTCCGAAAAAATTAGGCAAAATCCTCAATTAGCATGGCAACTAATTCATCCTCACGATTTGAAAGACTTGAGACAATCCTTGATTGATTATGCTGCCACCGGAGAACAATGGCGGCATGAGTGGCGAATTATTACACCTTCTGGGAAAATAAAATGGTTGCAAGGAACAGCTCGTTCGCAACAACAACCAGATAAAACCGTTTTCTGGAATGGGGTAATACTAGATATAACCGATCGCAAGCGCACTGAAACCAACTTTAGACGCATCTTTGAGTCTAACATGATTGGGATGAAATTCTGCACAAGCGATCGCGAAATTACATTAGCGAATCAGGCATATCTTAATATTATTGGTTACACCCAAGAAGATTTACAAGCAGGTCGCCTGAAGTCGTCAGAAATAACACCACCAGAATATCAATATTTAGAAGAGCAAGCTAGAGCGGAAATTCGTCAACACGGTACTTGTACTCCTTACGAAAAAGAGTACATACGTAAAGATGGTTCGCGAGTTCCGGTGCTAATAGGTGGAGCTGGGTTAGATGATGGTACTGAAGGTGAGATTTACTTTGTTGTCGATATAAGCGATGCCTATCGGCAAGCTACGCAACGCAAATTATTAGAAAATCAACTTCGGCAACAAGCAGCGGAACTAGACAGCGCAAATCGTGCCAAAGACCAATTTTTAGCCGTTCTTTCTCACGAATTGCGTACCCCACTCACCTCTATTTTAGGCTGGACGCAGATATTTCTAACTCGCAAGTTGGATGAGAAAACCAAAGCTGTAGGGTTGGAAACAATCGAGCGCAATGCTCGCTTGCAAAAACAACTAATAGAAGATTTACTGGATATATCGCGGATTTTGCAAGGTAAACTGCGTTTGAATGTTTGCCGGATGAATTTGGTGAACGCGATTGAAGCTGCAATTAGAAGCGTGCTTAAGTCTGCTGAGGAAAAATCAATTAATTTAGAGTTTGCGATAGCGAGCGATCGCATGTATGAAAATACAGATTATCAGTTTGAGCCAGTCAATGAAAGTGCAGACTCATTACAAAATGATGGCAACCTTACCCAGACAAATTATGATTATCATCAGCCAGAATATCTACCGACTTTAAAATTACCAGAAACACAAGCCGCAACGCCGATTTCCCCAGACAATCTGCATTTAACAGATAAAGCGATCGCACCTCAAATTCATCCCACATTTAGGGTTTCCGGTGACTTTATCCGCTTGCAGCAAGTAGTGTATAATCTCCTCTCGAATGCTATCAGGTTCACACCAAAAAAAGGACGCATAGAAATTACACTCTCAGTAATGGGGAATGGGGGACAAGGGGAGTGGGGCAGTGGGGGAGTGGGGGACGACAAGAGGACTCCTTGGAGACAAGGAGACAATTCTTTCTCCCCATCCCCCAATCCCCAACCCCAGGTGCTTCAAGCCGGGGAACCCGTCCCACTTTTTGCTCAAATTACAGTCAGGGACACAGGTATAGGAATTAGTCAGGAATTTCTGCCTTATGTGTTCGATCGCTTTCGTCAAGCTGATAGCAGTATCACTCGTAAATTTGGCGGATTAGGTGTTGGATTAGCGATCGTCCGTCATATCGTCGAAATGCATGGGGGAACCGTGACCGCTGAAAGTCCCGGTGAAGGACAAGGGGCAACCTTCACCGTTAATTTACCACTTTTACCAGGGACTAGGGACTAG